A single region of the Triticum dicoccoides isolate Atlit2015 ecotype Zavitan chromosome 2B, WEW_v2.0, whole genome shotgun sequence genome encodes:
- the LOC119365259 gene encoding uncharacterized protein LOC119365259 isoform X1, with protein MRRQGRRRHVGIRRDGAQPESSRSPLLTLFSRLTRPGQRIGSRAPAWPRRRCRLDSLAAASSYLRRRRRESAPPLPSGISSRNECSRVGAEGVEQQLSLGSYQVALEADIRWLLMFGLVAWCLNFRCFINLGCFSHPFWVLTLDLEGCSFFVLLLKSCSLFSSSHVLQENHRFFTSKASVTQLCLEHAYLFLHCLCLIFLLISYVIEMCAYLDCSVVLAISRHWPIITVVHVPGALLILNCAC; from the exons ATGCGTCGTCAGGGACGCCGTCGACACGTCGGGATACGTAGGGATGGAGCTCAGCCCGAGTCTAGCAGAAGCCCACTCCTAACCCTATTTTCTCGATTGACAAGACCAGGGCAACGGATTGGATCGAGGGCGCCCGCATGgcctcgccgccgctgccgcctggaTTCGCTAGCTGCCGCCTCGAGTtacctccgtcgccgccgccgcgagtCAGCTCCACCGTTGCCGTCAGGAATCTCGTCCAG GAATGAATGTTCTAGGGTTGGAGCAGAGGGGGTTGAGCAGCAGTTGAGCTTAG GCTCATATCAGGTTGCTTTGGAGGCTGATATCAGGTGGCTACTCATGTTTGGCTTGGTGGCTTGGTGCCTAAATTTTAGATGTTTCATTAATCTTGGCTGCTTTTCTCATCCGTTTTGGGTTTTAACCTTGG ATCTAGAAGGTTGCAGCTTCTTTGTTCTCCTACTCAAGAGTTGCTCATTGTTCAGTTCAAGCCATGTTCTTCAG GAAAATCATCGTTTCTTCACTTCCAAGGCCAGCGTCACTCAACTTTGCTTGGAGCATGCTTATTTGTTTCTACATTGCCTTTGCTTAATATTTCTCTTGATTTCCTATGTGATTGAGATGTGTGCCTATCTCGACTGTTCTGTTGTGTTGGCAATTTCTCGCCACTGGCCCATTATAACTGTTGTTCACGTACCTGGTGCACTTCTAATTTTGAATTGTGCTTGCTGA
- the LOC119365259 gene encoding uncharacterized protein LOC119365259 isoform X3, giving the protein MRRQGRRRHVGIRRDGAQPESSRSPLLTLFSRLTRPGQRIGSRAPAWPRRRCRLDSLAAASSYLRRRRRESAPPLPSGISSRNECSRVGAEGVEQQLSLGMNLQIQDFLTHGDFCSPNVSRSRRLQLLCSPTQELLIVQFKPCSSGKSSFLHFQGQRHSTLLGACLFVSTLPLLNISLDFLCD; this is encoded by the exons ATGCGTCGTCAGGGACGCCGTCGACACGTCGGGATACGTAGGGATGGAGCTCAGCCCGAGTCTAGCAGAAGCCCACTCCTAACCCTATTTTCTCGATTGACAAGACCAGGGCAACGGATTGGATCGAGGGCGCCCGCATGgcctcgccgccgctgccgcctggaTTCGCTAGCTGCCGCCTCGAGTtacctccgtcgccgccgccgcgagtCAGCTCCACCGTTGCCGTCAGGAATCTCGTCCAG GAATGAATGTTCTAGGGTTGGAGCAGAGGGGGTTGAGCAGCAGTTGAGCTTAG GCATGAATTTACAGATTCAAGATTTTCTTACACATGGGGATTTTTGTTCTCCTAATGTTTCTAG ATCTAGAAGGTTGCAGCTTCTTTGTTCTCCTACTCAAGAGTTGCTCATTGTTCAGTTCAAGCCATGTTCTTCAG GAAAATCATCGTTTCTTCACTTCCAAGGCCAGCGTCACTCAACTTTGCTTGGAGCATGCTTATTTGTTTCTACATTGCCTTTGCTTAATATTTCTCTTGATTTCCTATGTGATTGA
- the LOC119365259 gene encoding uncharacterized protein LOC119365259 isoform X4, whose translation MRRQGRRRHVGIRRDGAQPESSRSPLLTLFSRLTRPGQRIGSRAPAWPRRRCRLDSLAAASSYLRRRRRESAPPLPSGISSRNECSRVGAEGVEQQLSLGSYQVALEADIRSRRLQLLCSPTQELLIVQFKPCSSGKSSFLHFQGQRHSTLLGACLFVSTLPLLNISLDFLCD comes from the exons ATGCGTCGTCAGGGACGCCGTCGACACGTCGGGATACGTAGGGATGGAGCTCAGCCCGAGTCTAGCAGAAGCCCACTCCTAACCCTATTTTCTCGATTGACAAGACCAGGGCAACGGATTGGATCGAGGGCGCCCGCATGgcctcgccgccgctgccgcctggaTTCGCTAGCTGCCGCCTCGAGTtacctccgtcgccgccgccgcgagtCAGCTCCACCGTTGCCGTCAGGAATCTCGTCCAG GAATGAATGTTCTAGGGTTGGAGCAGAGGGGGTTGAGCAGCAGTTGAGCTTAG GCTCATATCAGGTTGCTTTGGAGGCTGATATCAG ATCTAGAAGGTTGCAGCTTCTTTGTTCTCCTACTCAAGAGTTGCTCATTGTTCAGTTCAAGCCATGTTCTTCAG GAAAATCATCGTTTCTTCACTTCCAAGGCCAGCGTCACTCAACTTTGCTTGGAGCATGCTTATTTGTTTCTACATTGCCTTTGCTTAATATTTCTCTTGATTTCCTATGTGATTGA
- the LOC119365259 gene encoding uncharacterized protein LOC119365259 isoform X2: MRRQGRRRHVGIRRDGAQPESSRSPLLTLFSRLTRPGQRIGSRAPAWPRRRCRLDSLAAASSYLRRRRRESAPPLPSGISSRNECSRVGAEGVEQQLSLGMNLQIQDFLTHGDFCSPNVSRLLWRLISDLEGCSFFVLLLKSCSLFSSSHVLQENHRFFTSKASVTQLCLEHAYLFLHCLCLIFLLISYVIEMCAYLDCSVVLAISRHWPIITVVHVPGALLILNCAC; encoded by the exons ATGCGTCGTCAGGGACGCCGTCGACACGTCGGGATACGTAGGGATGGAGCTCAGCCCGAGTCTAGCAGAAGCCCACTCCTAACCCTATTTTCTCGATTGACAAGACCAGGGCAACGGATTGGATCGAGGGCGCCCGCATGgcctcgccgccgctgccgcctggaTTCGCTAGCTGCCGCCTCGAGTtacctccgtcgccgccgccgcgagtCAGCTCCACCGTTGCCGTCAGGAATCTCGTCCAG GAATGAATGTTCTAGGGTTGGAGCAGAGGGGGTTGAGCAGCAGTTGAGCTTAG GCATGAATTTACAGATTCAAGATTTTCTTACACATGGGGATTTTTGTTCTCCTAATGTTTCTAG GTTGCTTTGGAGGCTGATATCAG ATCTAGAAGGTTGCAGCTTCTTTGTTCTCCTACTCAAGAGTTGCTCATTGTTCAGTTCAAGCCATGTTCTTCAG GAAAATCATCGTTTCTTCACTTCCAAGGCCAGCGTCACTCAACTTTGCTTGGAGCATGCTTATTTGTTTCTACATTGCCTTTGCTTAATATTTCTCTTGATTTCCTATGTGATTGAGATGTGTGCCTATCTCGACTGTTCTGTTGTGTTGGCAATTTCTCGCCACTGGCCCATTATAACTGTTGTTCACGTACCTGGTGCACTTCTAATTTTGAATTGTGCTTGCTGA